In Listeria monocytogenes, the following proteins share a genomic window:
- the lipA gene encoding tyrosine/lipid phosphatase LipA, translating to MKHWVKVTGAGILGATILLGGCGAQSEEKAEANVKTEQTLKPGSQIKLEGAVNVRDLGGYKTTDGLTIKPHKLIRSAELANLSDSDKKKLVNTYNLSHIVDFRTNSEVAAKPDPKLTDVDYTHDSVMKDNGASTSTQDLTASLAKMDNPETFLINANKSFITDETSIQAYKEFFDILLANQDGSVLWHCTAGKDRAGFGTALVLSALGVDKNTVIDDYMLSNKYRADENKKAIEAVAAKTDNKKVIDGMTAIMEVRESYINAAFDEIDAKYGSMDNFLKEKLGLTDAKKEQLKKAYLY from the coding sequence ATGAAACATTGGGTAAAAGTAACAGGGGCAGGGATACTAGGCGCAACCATACTACTAGGAGGATGCGGGGCGCAGTCAGAAGAAAAAGCAGAAGCAAATGTTAAAACCGAACAAACACTCAAACCGGGTAGCCAAATTAAATTAGAAGGTGCCGTGAATGTCCGAGACTTAGGTGGATATAAGACAACGGATGGACTAACCATTAAGCCGCATAAACTTATTCGAAGTGCCGAACTCGCCAACTTAAGTGATTCAGATAAGAAGAAACTCGTTAATACATACAATCTTTCTCATATAGTTGATTTCCGAACGAATTCAGAAGTCGCAGCCAAACCAGATCCAAAACTCACAGATGTAGACTACACACACGATTCGGTGATGAAAGATAATGGCGCATCTACAAGCACACAAGATTTAACTGCCAGCCTAGCCAAAATGGATAATCCAGAAACATTTCTCATTAATGCCAATAAAAGTTTTATTACAGATGAAACTTCCATTCAAGCCTATAAAGAATTTTTCGATATACTACTAGCCAATCAAGATGGTTCTGTTCTCTGGCACTGCACAGCCGGAAAAGATCGAGCAGGATTTGGGACAGCTCTAGTTTTATCAGCACTAGGTGTGGATAAAAATACAGTGATTGACGATTATATGTTGTCCAATAAATATCGTGCCGACGAAAATAAAAAAGCAATAGAAGCCGTTGCAGCAAAAACAGACAATAAAAAGGTGATTGATGGAATGACTGCCATAATGGAAGTTCGTGAATCTTATATCAATGCAGCTTTCGATGAAATTGATGCAAAATATGGTTCCATGGATAACTTTTTGAAAGAAAAACTTGGACTAACCGACGCGAAAAAAGAACAACTAAAAAAAGCCTATCTTTATTAA
- the ffh gene encoding signal recognition particle protein, whose translation MAFEGLAGRLQETMNKIRGKGKVNEADVKEMMREVRLALLEADVNFKVVKQFIKTVSERAVGADVLKSLTPGQQVIKIVQEELTSLMGGEESKIGTADRPPTVIMMVGLQGAGKTTTSGKLANLLRKKYNRKPLLVAADIYRPAAIKQLETLGKQLDMPVFFLGDQVSPVEIAKQAIAKAKEEHLDYVIIDTAGRLHIDETLMDELKQVKEIATPTEILLVVDSMTGQDAVNVAQSFNEQLEITGVVLTKLDGDTRGGAALSIRSVTGKPIKFIATGEKMEALETFHPDRMASRILGMGDVLSLIEKAQTDVDAEKMKAMEQKMKDNSMTLDDFLDQLQQVKQMGPLDELLKMMPGANKMKGLDNMNVDDKQLGHIEAIIKSMTKNEKDNPDIINASRRKRIARGSGRPVQEINRLLKQFAEMKKMMKQMTGGGKGKKGKNPFGNFKMPF comes from the coding sequence ATGGCATTTGAAGGACTAGCTGGAAGACTCCAAGAAACAATGAACAAAATTCGCGGCAAAGGGAAAGTAAACGAAGCTGACGTAAAAGAAATGATGCGTGAAGTTCGTCTTGCTCTACTTGAAGCCGATGTTAACTTTAAAGTCGTTAAACAATTTATTAAAACAGTAAGCGAACGAGCTGTCGGCGCAGACGTTTTGAAAAGCCTAACCCCCGGCCAACAAGTTATCAAAATCGTTCAAGAAGAACTAACAAGCTTAATGGGCGGAGAAGAAAGCAAAATCGGAACAGCGGACCGTCCGCCAACCGTGATTATGATGGTAGGTCTACAAGGGGCTGGTAAAACAACGACTTCCGGAAAACTTGCTAATTTATTACGCAAAAAATATAACCGCAAGCCATTACTTGTCGCAGCAGATATTTACCGACCTGCCGCAATCAAACAATTAGAAACACTTGGCAAACAATTAGATATGCCAGTATTTTTTCTAGGTGATCAAGTAAGCCCAGTAGAAATCGCCAAACAAGCTATAGCTAAAGCCAAAGAAGAACATTTAGACTATGTCATTATCGATACAGCCGGTCGTCTTCATATTGACGAAACGCTAATGGATGAGTTAAAACAAGTGAAAGAAATTGCAACACCAACCGAAATCCTGCTTGTTGTCGATTCCATGACGGGGCAAGATGCTGTCAACGTGGCGCAAAGCTTTAACGAACAATTAGAAATTACAGGTGTCGTGCTAACCAAATTAGACGGCGATACACGTGGTGGTGCCGCGCTTTCGATTCGTTCTGTCACTGGCAAACCAATTAAATTTATCGCGACTGGCGAAAAAATGGAAGCTCTAGAAACTTTCCATCCAGATCGTATGGCTTCCAGAATTCTCGGCATGGGCGATGTGCTTTCCCTTATTGAAAAAGCACAAACCGATGTGGATGCAGAAAAAATGAAAGCTATGGAACAAAAAATGAAAGACAACAGCATGACGCTAGATGACTTCCTAGACCAATTACAACAAGTAAAACAAATGGGACCACTAGATGAACTACTTAAAATGATGCCTGGGGCGAACAAAATGAAAGGCCTCGACAACATGAATGTCGATGATAAACAACTTGGTCACATCGAAGCGATTATCAAATCAATGACTAAAAATGAAAAAGATAACCCAGATATCATCAACGCAAGTAGAAGAAAACGGATTGCTCGCGGAAGCGGCCGTCCTGTTCAAGAAATTAACCGTCTCCTAAAACAATTTGCTGAAATGAAAAAAATGATGAAGCAAATGACTGGTGGCGGCAAAGGCAAAAAAGGCAAAAATCCATTCGGCAATTTCAAAATGCCATTTTAA
- a CDS encoding putative DNA-binding protein → MFEKTNRMNLLFDFYQELLTTKQKAYVSFYYLDDYSLGEIAEEFEVSRQAIYDNIKRTEESLEKYEEKLGMLKKYQQREKLFSQLEAQLTKKNFLDEQVKDTLEQLKNID, encoded by the coding sequence TTGTTTGAGAAGACAAACCGTATGAATTTATTATTTGATTTTTACCAGGAATTACTAACAACAAAACAAAAAGCCTATGTTTCTTTTTATTACCTGGATGATTACTCGCTAGGCGAAATTGCTGAAGAATTTGAAGTGAGTAGACAAGCCATTTATGATAATATTAAAAGAACCGAAGAAAGCCTAGAAAAATACGAAGAAAAACTAGGGATGCTAAAAAAATACCAACAACGAGAAAAACTCTTTAGTCAATTAGAAGCACAATTAACCAAAAAGAATTTTCTGGACGAGCAAGTGAAAGATACGCTCGAACAGCTTAAAAATATCGATTAG
- the ftsY gene encoding signal recognition particle-docking protein FtsY, which translates to MTFFKKLKDKITQQTDSVSGKFKDGLSKTRGNFSGKINEMVARYRKVDEDFFEELEEILIGADVGFETVMELVDTLRREVQLRNISDPKDVQEVIVEKLVEIYQGDEKEDEALHIEEDGLTVILFVGVNGVGKTTSIGKMAHRFKQEGKKVMLAAGDTFRAGAIDQLEVWGERTGVDVIKQAEGSDPAAVMFDAVQAAKARKADVLLCDTAGRLQNKVNLMNELEKVKRVITREIPNAPHEVLLVLDATTGQNAFVQAKQFKETTDVTGIILTKLDGTAKGGIVIAIRNELDIPVKFVGLGEQMDDLQAFDANEYVYGLFADMVDNEK; encoded by the coding sequence ATGACCTTTTTTAAAAAATTAAAAGATAAAATTACCCAGCAAACCGATTCCGTTTCTGGAAAATTTAAAGATGGCTTATCCAAAACACGCGGCAACTTTTCCGGAAAAATCAACGAAATGGTTGCTCGCTATCGTAAAGTCGACGAAGATTTCTTTGAAGAATTAGAAGAAATCCTTATCGGAGCAGATGTTGGTTTTGAAACTGTCATGGAACTAGTCGATACGCTGCGCCGTGAAGTTCAACTTAGAAACATTAGTGATCCAAAAGACGTACAAGAAGTGATAGTCGAAAAATTAGTCGAGATTTACCAAGGGGACGAAAAAGAAGACGAAGCACTTCATATCGAAGAAGACGGGCTAACTGTTATCTTGTTTGTTGGTGTGAATGGGGTTGGTAAAACAACCTCCATCGGAAAAATGGCTCATCGCTTTAAACAAGAAGGTAAAAAAGTGATGCTAGCTGCTGGCGATACATTCCGTGCTGGTGCCATTGATCAATTAGAAGTCTGGGGCGAGCGTACCGGCGTCGATGTTATTAAACAAGCCGAGGGGAGCGACCCTGCAGCGGTGATGTTTGATGCCGTTCAAGCCGCAAAAGCACGCAAAGCGGACGTTTTACTTTGCGATACAGCTGGCCGTTTACAAAACAAAGTCAATCTAATGAACGAATTAGAAAAAGTAAAACGTGTCATTACGCGTGAAATTCCTAATGCACCGCACGAAGTTTTACTAGTACTCGACGCAACTACTGGTCAAAATGCTTTCGTTCAAGCGAAACAATTTAAAGAAACAACCGACGTAACAGGTATTATTCTCACAAAACTGGACGGAACTGCCAAAGGTGGTATTGTTATCGCCATTCGCAATGAACTAGATATTCCAGTGAAATTCGTCGGTCTTGGGGAACAAATGGATGACCTGCAAGCCTTTGATGCAAATGAATATGTGTATGGCTTATTTGCTGATATGGTTGATAACGAAAAATAA
- the smc gene encoding chromosome segregation protein SMC — MLLKRLEMNGFKSFADKVAIDFVPGMTAVVGPNGSGKSNITEAIRWVLGEQSAKSLRGGRMGDVIFAGSDTRKPINFAEVSLILENEDHFLPLDYSEVAVTRRIYRNGDSEFLINKENCRLKDIVDLFMDSGLGRESFSIISQGKIDEILNSKPEERRSIFEEAAGVLKYKHRKKQAENKLFETEENLNRVQDILYELEGQLEPLEMQASIAKDYLFQQEELEKYEVTLLASEISSLTEKLAEVRKEFGENQTVLIKLREELHAEEAVISREKQALNETDIALDNLQERLLVETEKLEQLEGERNLQLERKKHSSENEQVYAETLAAITEKITALEEQKEVLSSSKLEKETALEIAVKAKKELEATLAKYDDLSEEAIENRKSDYIDLRHTQTTINNDLGYIERQIGQINSRIDKLDLENSHHVDDRKDMLSQIETTKTHLTKIQSELTEQMEIYREVQQTLAKQEAIFGTQERALYKHYETVQQMKSRKETLEELADDYAGFFQGVREVLKAKKEIPGILGALVELVEIPAKYQQAMETALGASAQNVVVEDDRVAREAISFLKKTKSGRATFLPLSTIQPRELPAATKNALSNQPAFIALASEVISFDEKVSPVILNALGTTILAKDLKGANTLARLVNFRYRIVTLEGDVVNAGGSMTGGATKGGKSSILTRKHELGQLAEKIAELNEATREMESAVQLAKDSMAKKREELEETRGIGENLRLQEKELLGKLDRETENLERFNKQLQLYDIEKADGSEELNKLLERKETLLHEQVEIAKQIEATDEEIKAMTSSSKALESKRAADLESLSSLKAQIAAKREQLQSATEAVERVTTTLHENYEQKEAAEQKLASLKTNLTSVHTSEESARKSIEELRKDKAETSEKLTQTRQTRAELQEKLELLEAELTQKNNQISFYVEQKNNAEISIGRLEVDITNRIDRLQEAYLLTPEQAEEKILPEVNTEQARSKVRLLKRSIDELGIVNIGAIEEFERIQERFDFLNGQQADLLAAKETLFKVMDEMDEEMKIRFSESFEAIKTEFAIVFPELFGGGSAELVLLDPENLLTTGIDIVVQPPGKKLQNLSLRSGGERALTAIALLFAIIRVRPVPFCILDEVEAALDEANVTRFSRYLKQFESGTQFIVITHRKGTMEEADVLYGVTMQESGVSKLVSVRLEETAELIK, encoded by the coding sequence ATGTTATTAAAACGATTAGAAATGAATGGCTTTAAATCCTTTGCTGACAAAGTTGCGATAGATTTCGTGCCCGGCATGACTGCAGTTGTAGGACCAAATGGCAGCGGGAAAAGTAATATTACAGAAGCAATCCGCTGGGTACTTGGTGAGCAGTCCGCTAAATCGCTCCGTGGTGGCCGAATGGGCGACGTTATTTTTGCTGGAAGTGATACGCGTAAACCAATTAATTTTGCGGAAGTATCGCTTATTCTCGAAAATGAAGACCATTTTTTACCACTTGATTATAGCGAAGTAGCTGTTACTAGACGTATTTACCGTAATGGTGATAGCGAGTTTTTAATTAATAAAGAAAATTGTCGACTGAAAGATATTGTCGATTTATTTATGGACTCTGGACTTGGAAGAGAGTCTTTTTCGATTATTTCGCAAGGGAAAATTGATGAGATTCTGAACAGTAAACCAGAAGAACGTCGCTCGATTTTTGAAGAAGCAGCCGGCGTACTTAAATATAAACACCGTAAAAAACAAGCCGAAAATAAATTATTTGAAACGGAAGAAAATTTAAACCGTGTACAAGATATTTTGTATGAATTAGAAGGGCAACTGGAGCCGCTTGAAATGCAAGCTTCTATTGCGAAAGATTATTTATTCCAACAAGAAGAACTAGAAAAATACGAAGTGACGCTACTTGCGAGTGAAATCAGTTCCTTAACAGAAAAACTAGCCGAAGTACGTAAAGAATTTGGTGAAAATCAAACGGTTTTAATTAAGCTACGCGAAGAATTACACGCCGAGGAAGCGGTTATTTCACGTGAAAAACAAGCACTTAATGAAACAGATATTGCGCTAGATAATTTACAAGAACGCCTTTTAGTTGAAACGGAGAAGCTGGAACAACTAGAAGGGGAACGGAATCTTCAATTAGAACGTAAAAAACATAGTAGCGAAAATGAACAAGTCTACGCAGAAACACTGGCGGCAATTACGGAAAAAATTACTGCTTTGGAAGAGCAAAAAGAAGTTCTAAGTAGCTCAAAACTCGAAAAAGAAACAGCACTTGAAATTGCTGTAAAAGCGAAAAAAGAGCTAGAAGCGACACTTGCTAAATACGATGATTTATCCGAAGAAGCAATCGAAAATCGCAAAAGTGATTATATTGATTTACGCCACACACAGACGACCATCAATAATGATTTAGGTTATATTGAGCGTCAAATTGGGCAAATCAATAGTCGAATTGACAAATTAGACTTAGAAAATAGTCATCATGTCGATGATAGAAAAGATATGCTATCGCAAATCGAAACAACGAAAACACATTTAACAAAAATCCAAAGTGAGCTTACGGAACAAATGGAAATTTACCGTGAAGTACAGCAAACTTTAGCGAAACAAGAAGCGATTTTTGGGACACAAGAACGCGCACTTTATAAACATTATGAAACAGTGCAACAAATGAAATCGCGGAAGGAAACACTAGAGGAGTTGGCGGATGATTATGCTGGCTTTTTCCAAGGTGTCCGGGAAGTCTTAAAAGCGAAAAAAGAAATTCCAGGGATTTTAGGTGCATTAGTAGAACTCGTAGAAATACCCGCGAAGTACCAACAAGCCATGGAAACAGCGCTTGGGGCAAGTGCGCAGAACGTTGTCGTAGAAGATGACCGCGTTGCTCGTGAAGCCATCAGTTTCTTGAAGAAAACGAAAAGTGGCCGTGCAACTTTCTTACCACTTTCGACTATTCAACCTCGCGAACTTCCAGCTGCAACAAAAAACGCTTTAAGCAACCAACCTGCTTTTATCGCACTTGCAAGTGAAGTCATTTCTTTTGATGAAAAAGTTTCTCCGGTTATTTTGAATGCTCTCGGGACAACGATTTTGGCAAAAGATTTAAAAGGGGCGAATACGCTCGCTCGCTTAGTCAACTTTAGGTATCGCATTGTGACACTGGAAGGGGACGTAGTGAATGCCGGTGGTTCGATGACTGGTGGAGCAACCAAAGGCGGAAAGTCGTCTATCTTAACGAGAAAACATGAGTTAGGCCAATTAGCAGAGAAAATTGCCGAGTTAAACGAAGCCACTCGTGAAATGGAATCTGCGGTTCAACTAGCTAAAGATAGCATGGCGAAAAAACGTGAAGAACTCGAAGAAACACGAGGAATCGGTGAAAATTTACGTTTACAAGAAAAAGAATTACTTGGAAAATTAGACCGAGAAACCGAGAATCTAGAGCGCTTCAATAAACAACTACAACTATATGATATTGAAAAAGCAGACGGTAGCGAAGAATTAAACAAACTACTGGAGCGAAAAGAAACTTTACTACATGAACAAGTCGAAATCGCGAAACAAATCGAAGCAACCGATGAAGAAATCAAGGCGATGACAAGTTCAAGCAAAGCACTAGAAAGCAAACGTGCAGCAGATTTAGAAAGTCTGTCATCCTTAAAAGCGCAAATCGCCGCTAAACGAGAGCAACTTCAATCTGCTACAGAAGCCGTCGAGCGAGTAACGACAACGCTACATGAAAATTACGAACAAAAAGAAGCGGCTGAACAAAAGCTAGCTTCCTTAAAAACCAACTTAACTAGCGTTCATACAAGCGAAGAATCAGCTAGAAAATCCATTGAAGAACTGCGCAAAGATAAGGCTGAAACAAGCGAAAAACTTACGCAAACAAGACAAACCCGCGCTGAACTACAAGAAAAATTAGAACTATTAGAAGCCGAATTAACACAAAAAAATAATCAAATCAGTTTTTACGTGGAGCAAAAAAATAATGCAGAAATTAGTATTGGTCGTTTAGAAGTAGATATTACGAACCGAATTGATCGTTTGCAAGAAGCTTACTTACTAACACCAGAGCAAGCCGAAGAAAAAATCTTGCCAGAAGTAAATACCGAACAAGCTCGTTCGAAAGTTCGTTTATTAAAACGTTCTATCGATGAACTAGGTATCGTCAATATTGGTGCCATCGAAGAATTCGAGCGCATCCAAGAACGTTTTGACTTCCTAAACGGACAACAAGCGGATTTACTTGCCGCAAAAGAAACCCTCTTTAAAGTCATGGACGAAATGGACGAAGAAATGAAAATTCGTTTTAGTGAAAGTTTTGAAGCAATTAAAACCGAATTTGCGATTGTTTTCCCTGAGCTATTTGGCGGAGGTAGCGCGGAACTGGTGCTACTTGATCCTGAAAATCTCTTAACAACCGGGATTGATATCGTCGTTCAACCACCTGGGAAAAAATTACAAAACCTATCGCTTCGTTCTGGCGGAGAACGTGCGCTAACGGCGATTGCATTACTATTTGCTATCATTCGCGTTCGCCCAGTACCATTCTGTATCTTGGATGAAGTAGAGGCGGCTTTAGATGAAGCCAATGTTACACGATTCAGCCGTTACTTGAAGCAATTCGAGTCCGGCACGCAGTTCATCGTTATCACACACCGTAAAGGAACAATGGAAGAAGCCGACGTATTATACGGTGTCACCATGCAAGAGTCCGGCGTCTCCAAACTAGTATCAGTTCGTTTAGAAGAAACAGCCGAACTCATTAAATAA
- the rnc gene encoding ribonuclease III, translating to MNQWEELQESVGFDFKDVELLKQAFTHSSYVNEHRRENVKDNERLEFLGDAVLELTVSDYLFNKYPDMAEGHMTKMRAAIVCEPSLVEFAEAVHFSKYVRLGKGEEKAGGRTRPALLADVFESFIGALYLDNGIDKVVTFLERVIFPKIDAGAYLQTVDYKTQLQEIVQRDRDVLIEYDILGETGPAHNKAFDAQVIVNGQVLGKGSGRTKKQAEQSAAQFAINQLTHR from the coding sequence ATGAATCAATGGGAAGAATTACAAGAAAGTGTTGGCTTTGATTTTAAAGATGTTGAATTATTAAAACAAGCATTCACACATTCCTCATATGTGAACGAACACCGCCGGGAAAATGTGAAAGATAATGAACGCTTAGAATTTCTTGGTGATGCCGTACTTGAACTTACAGTATCGGACTACCTTTTTAACAAATATCCAGATATGGCAGAAGGACACATGACAAAAATGCGCGCAGCAATTGTTTGTGAGCCTTCTTTAGTTGAATTTGCAGAAGCAGTACATTTTTCCAAATATGTACGACTTGGTAAAGGAGAAGAAAAAGCCGGTGGAAGAACTCGTCCAGCACTTCTGGCGGATGTATTTGAATCATTTATCGGCGCGCTTTATTTAGATAATGGGATTGACAAAGTTGTGACATTTTTAGAACGGGTTATTTTTCCAAAAATTGATGCAGGGGCATATCTACAAACCGTTGATTATAAAACGCAACTGCAAGAAATTGTTCAACGGGACCGTGATGTCTTGATCGAATATGATATTCTTGGCGAAACAGGACCAGCGCACAATAAAGCATTCGATGCCCAAGTTATCGTTAACGGACAAGTACTTGGAAAAGGCAGCGGCAGAACAAAAAAACAAGCAGAACAAAGTGCGGCACAATTTGCTATAAATCAACTAACACACAGATAA
- a CDS encoding acyl carrier protein: MAEVLEKVTKIIVDRLGVEESKVTLEASFKEDLGADSLDVVELVMELEDEFGVEISDGDAENINTVGDAVKYIEANA, encoded by the coding sequence ATGGCAGAAGTATTAGAAAAAGTTACAAAAATCATCGTCGACCGTTTAGGTGTCGAGGAATCCAAAGTAACTTTAGAAGCTTCCTTCAAAGAAGATCTAGGTGCAGATTCCCTAGATGTTGTTGAATTAGTAATGGAACTTGAAGACGAGTTCGGAGTTGAAATCTCTGATGGCGACGCTGAAAACATTAACACAGTTGGTGATGCAGTGAAGTACATAGAGGCGAACGCATAA
- the fabG gene encoding 3-oxoacyl-[acyl-carrier-protein] reductase: MTLQGKVAVVTGGSRGIGRDIAIKLAKEGANIFFNYNGSPEAAEETAKLVAEHGVEVEAMKANVAIAEDVDAFFKQAIERFGRVDILVNNAGITRDNLLMRMKEDEWDDVININLKGTFLCTKAVSRTMMKQRAGKIINMASVVGLIGNAGQANYVASKAGVIGLTKTTARELAPRGINVNAVAPGFITTDMTDKLDEKTKEAMLAQIPLGDYGTTEDIANAVLFLASDASKYITGQTLSVDGGMVM, encoded by the coding sequence ATGACTTTACAAGGCAAAGTAGCAGTAGTAACAGGTGGATCACGCGGAATTGGTCGTGACATCGCCATCAAATTAGCCAAAGAAGGCGCAAATATTTTCTTCAATTACAATGGTAGCCCAGAAGCTGCAGAAGAAACAGCAAAACTCGTTGCAGAACATGGTGTTGAAGTAGAAGCAATGAAAGCAAATGTAGCCATTGCTGAAGATGTAGATGCCTTTTTCAAACAAGCAATCGAACGCTTTGGTCGTGTGGACATTCTCGTGAATAATGCGGGAATTACACGTGATAACTTATTAATGCGTATGAAAGAAGACGAATGGGATGACGTAATTAATATCAACCTAAAAGGAACTTTCCTTTGTACAAAAGCAGTAAGCCGTACAATGATGAAACAACGCGCAGGTAAAATTATCAATATGGCATCTGTTGTTGGTTTAATTGGTAACGCAGGTCAAGCTAATTACGTAGCAAGTAAAGCAGGCGTTATCGGCTTAACAAAAACAACTGCTCGTGAACTTGCGCCTCGCGGTATTAACGTAAATGCTGTCGCTCCTGGTTTCATTACAACAGATATGACCGACAAATTAGATGAAAAAACAAAAGAAGCAATGTTAGCGCAAATTCCGCTTGGTGATTATGGAACAACGGAAGATATTGCAAATGCAGTTCTTTTCCTAGCGAGCGATGCTTCGAAGTATATTACTGGTCAAACACTATCTGTTGATGGCGGAATGGTCATGTAA
- the fabD gene encoding ACP S-malonyltransferase, whose product MTKIAFVFPGQGAQKIGMGQDVAAEYPEAKKIYDDADERLGFSITEIITEGPIELLTKSENAQPALVSTSVAILRALETYGVKADYVAGHSLGEYSALVAGGFLEASDAIYLVRKRGELMEAAVPNGAGAMAAVLGVDRETLKTITEEVTKEGDAVQLANLNCPGQIVISGTTAGVEKAGEKAKESGAKRVLPLAVSGPFHSSLMEPAALAFRDVLAEVKISDGQIPVVNNVDAKETTDKSEISDKLIKQIYSPVLWEDIVEELIKNGVDTFVEIGSGKVLAGLIKKINRDVTVLSAGDAESVKSVAATLKGE is encoded by the coding sequence ATGACTAAAATTGCATTTGTATTTCCCGGTCAAGGAGCACAAAAAATTGGCATGGGACAAGATGTAGCAGCAGAATATCCTGAAGCAAAAAAAATCTATGATGATGCTGACGAAAGACTCGGGTTTTCAATCACAGAAATTATTACAGAAGGTCCAATTGAATTATTAACGAAATCCGAAAACGCACAACCAGCTTTAGTTTCCACAAGTGTTGCTATTTTACGCGCTTTAGAAACATATGGTGTGAAAGCTGATTACGTAGCGGGACATAGTCTTGGTGAATATAGTGCGCTTGTTGCTGGCGGATTTTTAGAAGCAAGTGATGCGATTTACCTTGTACGTAAACGAGGTGAATTAATGGAAGCAGCTGTACCAAATGGTGCTGGCGCAATGGCTGCAGTTCTTGGTGTAGACCGGGAAACATTAAAAACAATCACCGAAGAAGTAACTAAAGAAGGCGATGCAGTACAACTTGCTAACCTTAACTGCCCAGGACAAATCGTTATTTCTGGAACAACAGCTGGCGTTGAAAAAGCAGGCGAAAAAGCAAAAGAAAGTGGCGCAAAACGCGTATTACCACTTGCTGTTAGCGGACCTTTCCACTCTAGCTTAATGGAACCAGCCGCACTTGCTTTCCGCGATGTTTTAGCAGAGGTTAAAATTTCTGATGGTCAGATTCCAGTGGTTAATAACGTGGATGCTAAAGAAACTACGGATAAATCCGAAATTAGCGATAAACTAATCAAGCAAATCTATTCTCCAGTATTATGGGAAGATATCGTCGAAGAATTAATTAAAAACGGCGTAGATACGTTTGTCGAAATTGGTTCTGGAAAAGTCTTAGCAGGTTTAATTAAGAAAATCAATCGTGATGTAACTGTACTGTCAGCAGGTGATGCTGAATCAGTGAAAAGCGTTGCAGCGACATTGAAAGGAGAATAA
- the plsX gene encoding phosphate acyltransferase PlsX: protein MKIAVDAMGGDHAPKEIVLGVMKAVAQYKDVEILLFGDETKINEYLTDKTRVKIIHTDEKIESDDEPVRAVKRKKKASMVLAAQAVKDGEADACISAGNTGALMSTGLFVIGRIKGIDRPALAPTLPTVTGKGFVMLDLGANAEAKPEHLLQFGLMGSVYAEKVRKIDRPRVALLNIGTEETKGNDLTKKSFELMKNQDAYEFIGNIEARDLLMDVADVVVTDGFTGNMVLKSIEGTGAAFLSMLKMSLLNGFKNKVAASFLKKDLMALKAKMDYSEYGGACLFGVQAPVVKAHGSSNANGIFTTIRQVREMVEKQVVETIKAEVDKVKVGGTESND, encoded by the coding sequence ATGAAAATTGCTGTAGATGCGATGGGTGGAGATCATGCACCAAAAGAAATTGTTCTAGGTGTGATGAAAGCTGTGGCCCAATATAAAGATGTTGAAATTCTTCTTTTTGGAGACGAAACAAAAATAAATGAATATTTAACTGATAAAACCCGCGTAAAAATTATACATACCGATGAAAAAATTGAAAGTGATGACGAACCAGTTCGTGCTGTAAAACGGAAGAAAAAAGCTTCCATGGTACTTGCTGCCCAAGCGGTAAAAGACGGAGAAGCAGATGCTTGTATTTCAGCTGGAAACACAGGGGCTTTAATGTCTACTGGATTGTTTGTTATTGGTCGTATCAAAGGAATCGACCGTCCAGCACTCGCACCTACACTACCAACCGTGACAGGAAAAGGCTTTGTTATGCTTGATTTAGGAGCAAATGCGGAAGCAAAACCAGAACATTTATTACAATTTGGTTTAATGGGCTCGGTATACGCAGAAAAAGTGCGTAAAATTGATCGTCCTCGCGTAGCACTTTTAAACATTGGAACAGAAGAAACAAAAGGAAATGATTTAACAAAAAAATCATTCGAACTTATGAAAAATCAAGACGCTTACGAATTTATCGGCAACATCGAAGCGCGTGATTTATTAATGGATGTAGCAGATGTTGTTGTAACCGACGGATTTACTGGTAATATGGTACTTAAGTCCATCGAAGGAACAGGCGCCGCTTTCCTAAGTATGCTAAAAATGAGTTTGCTTAATGGCTTTAAAAATAAAGTTGCAGCAAGCTTCTTGAAAAAAGATTTAATGGCTTTAAAAGCAAAAATGGATTATAGCGAATATGGCGGTGCTTGTTTGTTCGGTGTTCAAGCTCCAGTTGTAAAAGCCCACGGTTCATCCAATGCTAATGGTATTTTCACCACAATCCGTCAAGTACGTGAAATGGTTGAAAAACAAGTGGTCGAAACAATTAAAGCAGAAGTAGACAAAGTAAAAGTAGGAGGAACAGAATCTAATGACTAA